From a single Chlorocebus sabaeus isolate Y175 chromosome X, mChlSab1.0.hap1, whole genome shotgun sequence genomic region:
- the YY2 gene encoding transcription factor YY2, giving the protein MASNEDFYITQDPEIPADIVGLHDINVEPLPMVDIPMESIQYEDVDGNWIYGGHNHPPLIALQPLFMNTGYGDHDQEMLMVQTQEEVVGYYGSDNLLGNDLEDQLAILDSTEDEHFQLTLASLSASAASTSTQSRSKKRSKKPSKTPSSKSATSAEATPAGSSSDDSRRKWEQKQVQIKTLEGEFSVSVWSPNDSNDQGAVGEGQAENPPDYSEYLKGKKLPPEGLPGVDLSDPKQLAEFTKMKPKRSKGELPKTVPCSHSGCEKMFRDYAAMRKHLHVHGPRVHVCAECGKAFIESSKLKRHHLVHTGEKPFQCTFEGCGKRFSLDFNLRTHLRIHTGDKPFVCPFDICNRKFAQSTNLKTHILTHVKSKNSP; this is encoded by the coding sequence ATGGCCTCCAACGAAGATTTCTACATTACACAAGACCCGGAGATCCCGGCAGATATTGTGGGGCTCCACGACATCAATGTGGAGCCCCTTCCTATGGTGGACATTCCGATGGAAAGCATCCAGTACGAGGATGTCGATGGCAATTGGATCTATGGTGGCCACAACCATCCTCCTCTGATCGCGCTGCAGCCGCTCTTCATGAACACGGGCTATGGCGACCACGACCAGGAAATGCTCATGGTGCAGACACAAGAGGAAGTGGTGGGCTATTACGGCTCAGACAACCTGCTAGGCAACGACTTGGAGGACCAGTTGGCCATCCTGGATAGCACTGAAGACGAGCACTTCCAGCTGACCCTGGCCTCTCTGTCAGCCTCGGCGGCATCGACATCAACCCAGAGCCGCAGCAAAAAGCGCAGCAAAAAGCCCAGCAAAACGCCCAGCAGCAAGAGTGCCACCAGCGCTGAGGCCACGCCGGCGGGCAGCAGCTCCGACGACAGCAGGAGGAAGTGGGAGCAGAAGCAAGTGCAGATCAAAACGCTCGAGGGTGAGTTTTCCGTGTCTGTGTGGTCCCCTAACGATAGCAATGACCAAGGGGCAGTGGGTGAAGGGCAGGCTGAAAACCCACCTGATTATTCCGAGTACTTGAAAGGGAAGAAACTTCCTCCTGAGGGATTACCAGGCGTTGATCTCTCCGATCCTAAACAGCTGGCAGAATTTACTAAAATGAAGCCCAAAAGGTCCAAAGGAGAACTTCCCAAAACAGTCCCTTGCTCTCATAGTGGCTGCGAAAAGATGTTCAGGGATTACGCCGCCATGAGAAAACATCTCCACGTCCACGGGCCCAGAGTCCACGTATGTgcagaatgtggcaaagctttcatTGAGAGCTCAAAGCTGAAACGACACCACCTGGTTCACACCGGTGAGAAGCCCTTCCAGTGCACATTCGAAGGCTGCGGGAAACGCTTTTCCCTTGATTTCAATTTGCGCACACACTTGCGCATCCACACCGGCGATAAGCCCTTCGTGTGCCCCTTCGATATCTGCAATAGGAAGTTCGCTCAGTCAACCAACCTGAAAACCCACATTTTAACGCATGTGAAGAGCAAAAACAGCCCGTGA